One Candidatus Woesearchaeota archaeon genomic window, CAAGCTTTGGAGCCATGTTCCTGAAAATTCTTAGCCCTATCAGGAACACAAGCAGGCATATTATTGAGGTTATTATGACCTGCTTTGCCTCAGGAATGAAATTGTATATCAGCGCATCCCTTGAGCCGTTTATTATCCTTGCCATTGGGTTAAGCATGTACCACTTCCTGAATTCATCAGGTATTCTTGTTTCAGGATAGACAATCGGGGTTATCCAGAATCCTATCAACAGGAGGAAGCTCCAGATGTATTTTAAGTCCCTTATCCTTATGTAAAGCCCGGAAAGCATGAAGGAAAGCCCGGTTACAAGTATTACAAGCTCTGCAAGATAGAGCGGGAAAAAGAGGGCTGCGCTGCCTATTCTCACTTTGAATACTGCCATGAATATGAAAAAAACAAGCAGATTCAGGACAAGCGTTATCACTGATGCAATGCATGAGCTGATTATTATTGTATAAGCGGGAAAATTGATTTTTTTTATCAGCCCGCCCTTCGATATTATTGAGTCCATGCTGTTTGCTGTTGTTTCTGAGATGAAATTCCAGAGTATTATCCCGAGAAGGAGAAAGAGCTGGTAGTGTGGAACCTCAAGCTTCATTATCAGGGAAAACACGATATACAAAGTGACAAGCATTAGAAGGGGATTCAAAAGCGACCAGAAATAGCCGATTATTGAATTTTTATACTTGATCTTGAAGTCCTCAAT contains:
- a CDS encoding ABC transporter permease, translating into MAGNSERKKKQLKKSEYLNHLNIIREFAIEDFKIKYKNSIIGYFWSLLNPLLMLVTLYIVFSLIMKLEVPHYQLFLLLGIILWNFISETTANSMDSIISKGGLIKKINFPAYTIIISSCIASVITLVLNLLVFFIFMAVFKVRIGSAALFFPLYLAELVILVTGLSFMLSGLYIRIRDLKYIWSFLLLIGFWITPIVYPETRIPDEFRKWYMLNPMARIINGSRDALIYNFIPEAKQVIITSIICLLVFLIGLRIFRNMAPKLAEEV